The following proteins come from a genomic window of Polaribacter dokdonensis:
- a CDS encoding NADH:ubiquinone reductase (Na(+)-transporting) subunit B: MSLKQNLHNLKEKYKGTKMAPAFNAIHTFLYLPNEVTHGGTHIKAADDLKRTMNIVIMALIPCLLFGMFNAGYQHYAAIDGSLRDNVLANFFTWDNLWIGIIKVLPLVIVSYGVGLIVEFIFAVIKGHEVEEGYLVTGMLVPLIVPIDTPLWMLAVAVVFGVVIGKEVFGGTGMNILNPALTIRAFLFFAYPTWMSGDKVWVYDAVNRTGTADAISGETILGSYAQNQEVIYSNWDKFFGFIPGSVGETSTFLILLGAAFLIFTKIGSWRIIVSTFIGAAVMGLIFNGIVNANIITDSSKFYGLMNTNWWEHLMIGGLAFGAVYMATDPVTGSQTNKGKWIYGFLIGFISIMIRVFNPAYPEGVFLAILLMNVFAPTIDHYVVQGNVKKRLNRAKVKTA; this comes from the coding sequence ATGAGCTTAAAACAAAACTTACATAATTTAAAAGAGAAATATAAAGGCACAAAAATGGCTCCTGCATTTAATGCGATCCATACGTTTTTATATTTACCAAATGAGGTTACTCATGGAGGAACTCATATTAAAGCAGCAGATGATTTAAAGCGTACAATGAATATTGTAATTATGGCTTTAATTCCTTGTTTGTTATTTGGAATGTTTAATGCAGGTTATCAGCATTATGCAGCTATAGACGGTTCTTTAAGAGATAATGTATTAGCTAACTTTTTTACTTGGGATAATTTATGGATTGGTATTATTAAAGTATTACCATTAGTAATTGTTTCTTATGGAGTTGGTTTAATCGTAGAATTTATTTTCGCAGTTATTAAAGGACATGAGGTAGAAGAAGGTTATTTAGTAACTGGTATGTTAGTGCCATTAATTGTACCAATTGACACTCCACTTTGGATGTTAGCTGTTGCAGTTGTATTTGGTGTAGTAATAGGTAAAGAAGTTTTTGGAGGTACAGGTATGAATATTTTGAACCCTGCATTAACAATTAGAGCATTTTTATTCTTTGCATATCCAACTTGGATGTCTGGAGATAAAGTTTGGGTTTACGATGCTGTAAATAGAACAGGTACTGCAGATGCAATTTCTGGAGAAACTATATTAGGTAGTTATGCACAAAATCAAGAAGTAATTTATTCAAATTGGGATAAGTTCTTTGGTTTTATTCCTGGTTCTGTTGGAGAAACATCTACATTTTTAATACTATTAGGTGCAGCTTTTTTAATCTTTACTAAGATTGGAAGCTGGAGAATAATTGTCTCTACTTTCATAGGTGCTGCAGTAATGGGTTTAATTTTTAATGGAATTGTAAATGCTAATATTATTACAGATTCTAGCAAATTTTATGGCTTAATGAATACAAATTGGTGGGAGCATTTAATGATTGGTGGTTTAGCATTTGGAGCTGTTTATATGGCTACAGATCCTGTAACAGGTTCGCAAACTAATAAAGGAAAATGGATTTACGGATTCTTAATTGGGTTTATATCTATTATGATACGTGTATTTAACCCTGCATATCCAGAAGGAGTTTTCTTAGCCATTCTATTAATGAATGTATTTGCACCAACAATAGATCATTATGTTGTGCAAGGAAATGTAAAAAAGAGATTAAATCGTGCTAAAGTTAAAACTGCCTAG
- the nqrF gene encoding NADH:ubiquinone reductase (Na(+)-transporting) subunit F encodes MILAAGTTGTVIATVAAFLLITLILVALLLFVKQKLSPSGPVTITINGEKKIEVGSGSTLLTTLGNEKIFLPSACGGGGSCVQCECHVLEGGGEALPTEVPHFTKKELKSGIRLACQVKVKQDMNITIPEEVFGIKKWDAVVVRNYNVASFIKEFVVEIPEDMGYKAGGYIQIEIPPCEVKFSDMDITAHPEEHDTPDKFQAEWDKFKLWPLVMKNTETVERAYSMASYPAEGREIMLNVRIATPPFDRAKGDWMDVNPGVASSYIFNLKKGDKCVISGPYGEFFINESDSEMLYVGGGAGMAPMRSHLYHLFKTLKTGRKVTYWYGGRSKRELFYLDHFKELERDFPNFKFYLALSEPMEEDNWKVKENIDAEGDGFVGFIHNCVIDNYLSHHESPEDIELYFCGPPLMNKAVQKMGEDFGIPDEHIRFDDFGG; translated from the coding sequence ATGATATTAGCAGCAGGTACAACAGGTACAGTTATTGCAACAGTAGCAGCTTTTTTACTAATTACTTTAATATTAGTTGCTTTATTGTTGTTTGTGAAGCAGAAGTTATCTCCTTCTGGTCCAGTAACTATTACCATTAATGGAGAAAAGAAAATTGAAGTTGGTTCTGGTAGCACACTACTTACAACTTTAGGAAATGAAAAAATATTCTTACCATCAGCTTGTGGTGGTGGAGGTTCTTGTGTACAATGTGAGTGTCATGTGTTAGAAGGTGGAGGAGAAGCTCTACCAACTGAAGTACCACACTTTACAAAAAAAGAATTAAAGTCTGGAATTCGTTTAGCTTGTCAAGTGAAAGTGAAACAAGACATGAATATTACTATTCCAGAAGAAGTTTTTGGAATCAAAAAGTGGGATGCTGTTGTAGTAAGAAACTATAATGTAGCTTCATTTATTAAGGAATTTGTAGTAGAAATTCCTGAAGACATGGGTTACAAAGCAGGTGGTTATATTCAAATTGAAATACCTCCATGTGAAGTTAAGTTCTCTGATATGGATATTACAGCTCACCCAGAAGAACACGATACTCCAGATAAATTTCAAGCTGAATGGGATAAGTTTAAACTTTGGCCATTAGTAATGAAGAATACTGAAACTGTAGAAAGAGCCTATTCAATGGCTTCTTACCCTGCAGAAGGTAGAGAAATTATGTTAAATGTACGTATTGCAACTCCTCCTTTTGATAGAGCAAAAGGTGACTGGATGGATGTTAATCCTGGTGTTGCTTCATCTTATATTTTTAACTTAAAGAAAGGTGATAAGTGTGTTATTTCTGGTCCTTATGGAGAATTCTTCATTAACGAGTCAGATTCAGAAATGTTATATGTTGGTGGAGGTGCAGGTATGGCTCCAATGCGTTCTCACTTATATCACTTATTCAAAACCTTAAAAACAGGTAGAAAAGTAACTTACTGGTATGGAGGTCGTTCTAAGAGAGAGTTATTTTATTTAGACCATTTTAAAGAGTTAGAAAGAGATTTTCCAAACTTTAAATTTTACTTAGCTTTATCTGAACCAATGGAGGAGGATAATTGGAAAGTTAAAGAGAATATAGATGCTGAAGGTGATGGGTTTGTTGGTTTCATACATAACTGTGTAATCGATAATTACTTAAGTCATCATGAATCTCCAGAAGATATAGAATTATATTTCTGTGGACCACCATTAATGAATAAAGCTGTTCAGAAAATGGGTGAAGATTTTGGAATACCAGATGAACACATCAGATTTGATGATTTTGGTGGATAG
- the nqrE gene encoding NADH:ubiquinone reductase (Na(+)-transporting) subunit E: MEHIELFFKSIFIDNMVFATFLGMCSYLAVSKKVSTAVGLGAAVIFVLAVTVPLNWLLDQYILQEGALSWLGEDYAQYDLSFLSFIMFIATIATMVQLVEIIVEKFSPSLYNSLGIFLPLIAVNCAILGGSLFIQSREIPTLGLALTYGVGSGIGWFLAILAIAAIREKIRYSSVPPALRGLGITFIITGLMAIGFMSFGGMLTGGDEKKEEPKTEEAKIEVQKELNKEEDAKIVAENTNLNNN; encoded by the coding sequence ATGGAACATATAGAATTATTTTTCAAATCGATTTTTATAGATAACATGGTTTTTGCAACATTCTTAGGGATGTGTTCTTACCTGGCTGTATCTAAAAAAGTATCTACTGCTGTAGGTTTAGGTGCTGCTGTAATTTTTGTACTTGCAGTTACTGTACCATTAAACTGGTTGTTAGATCAATATATTTTACAAGAAGGAGCACTTTCTTGGTTAGGTGAAGACTATGCTCAATACGATTTAAGTTTCTTATCATTTATCATGTTTATTGCAACTATTGCAACTATGGTGCAATTGGTAGAAATTATTGTTGAGAAATTTTCACCATCATTATACAACTCTTTAGGTATCTTTTTACCATTAATTGCTGTAAACTGCGCAATTTTAGGAGGAAGTTTATTTATACAATCTCGAGAAATACCAACTTTAGGTTTAGCTTTAACGTATGGAGTTGGTTCAGGAATTGGATGGTTTTTAGCCATTTTAGCTATTGCTGCAATTCGTGAGAAAATTAGATATTCTAGTGTTCCACCAGCTTTAAGAGGTTTAGGAATTACTTTTATTATTACAGGTTTAATGGCTATTGGTTTTATGAGCTTTGGAGGTATGTTAACTGGAGGTGATGAAAAGAAAGAAGAGCCAAAAACAGAAGAGGCTAAGATAGAAGTTCAGAAAGAATTGAATAAAGAAGAGGATGCTAAAATAGTAGCAGAAAACACAAACTTAAATAACAATTAG
- a CDS encoding Na(+)-translocating NADH-quinone reductase subunit C produces the protein MSKKTDGNGYTMIFAVVMVLVVGSLLAFLASSLKPNIKENQRIEKQQNILYAMDVNENDESSATFVSTTVAGEEFSKYITEQLVLESKDGKIVKTQSRQEYMDANGGQEPYLIDVKKQQANAKVGKARKLPLFIGEKDGKKYYVAPIYGKGLWDAIWGYVSMDENMVVQGAYFDHKGETPGLGANIKQRYFMDDFYGEHLLTEAGVFKGITVAKGNNDPKNDDKTDYEVDAIAGATITGDGVTAMIKSDLSLYVPYFKSLKQ, from the coding sequence ATGAGTAAGAAAACAGATGGTAATGGTTATACAATGATTTTCGCTGTTGTTATGGTGTTAGTTGTTGGTTCTTTATTGGCTTTTTTGGCATCGTCTTTAAAGCCAAATATTAAAGAAAATCAAAGAATAGAAAAACAACAAAACATTCTTTATGCAATGGATGTTAATGAGAATGATGAATCTAGTGCAACTTTTGTTTCTACAACAGTAGCAGGAGAAGAGTTTTCTAAATACATCACAGAGCAACTTGTTTTAGAAAGTAAAGATGGTAAAATCGTTAAAACACAATCCAGACAAGAATACATGGATGCAAATGGTGGTCAAGAGCCATATTTAATCGATGTAAAAAAGCAACAAGCCAATGCTAAAGTTGGTAAAGCAAGAAAGTTGCCTTTATTTATTGGTGAAAAAGATGGTAAGAAATATTATGTAGCACCCATTTATGGTAAAGGTTTATGGGATGCTATTTGGGGGTATGTTTCTATGGATGAAAATATGGTAGTACAAGGAGCATATTTCGATCACAAAGGAGAAACTCCAGGTTTAGGAGCAAACATAAAACAACGTTACTTTATGGATGATTTCTATGGAGAGCATTTGTTAACAGAAGCAGGTGTTTTTAAAGGAATTACTGTTGCAAAAGGTAACAATGATCCAAAAAATGACGATAAAACAGATTATGAGGTAGATGCTATTGCTGGTGCAACAATTACTGGAGATGGTGTTACTGCAATGATAAAATCAGACTTATCATTATATGTACCTTATTTTAAATCATTAAAACAATAA
- a CDS encoding NADH:ubiquinone reductase (Na(+)-transporting) subunit D: MALISKKDAALIKDPFLDNNPITIQVLGICSALAITAELKASIVMSVSVLFVLGLGNVVISLMRNIIPSKIRIIVQLIVVATLVIIVDLVLKAFAYELSKTLSVFVGLIITNCIIMGRFEAFALGNGPWRSFLDGIGNAVGYAVILIAVGFFRELLGSGTLLGFKVLGDPIEKTGLYAIGYENNGFMLLSPMALIVVGIIIWIQRTKNKSLIEEN; the protein is encoded by the coding sequence ATGGCACTTATATCAAAAAAAGACGCAGCCTTAATTAAAGATCCTTTCTTAGATAACAATCCAATTACCATTCAGGTTTTAGGTATTTGTTCTGCATTAGCAATTACAGCAGAGCTTAAAGCTTCTATTGTAATGTCTGTGTCAGTATTATTTGTATTAGGATTAGGTAATGTTGTTATTTCATTGATGAGAAATATCATCCCATCAAAAATTAGAATTATAGTTCAATTAATTGTAGTTGCAACATTGGTAATTATTGTTGATTTGGTTCTTAAAGCATTTGCCTATGAATTGAGTAAAACACTATCAGTATTTGTTGGTTTAATTATTACAAACTGTATAATTATGGGACGTTTTGAAGCATTTGCTTTGGGTAATGGTCCTTGGAGATCTTTCTTAGATGGTATTGGAAATGCTGTAGGATATGCAGTAATTTTAATTGCAGTAGGTTTCTTTAGAGAGTTATTAGGTTCTGGAACTTTATTAGGTTTTAAAGTATTGGGAGATCCAATCGAAAAAACTGGCTTATATGCAATTGGTTATGAAAATAACGGTTTTATGTTATTGTCACCAATGGCATTGATAGTTGTTGGAATCATCATTTGGATTCAAAGAACTAAGAATAAGTCATTAATCGAAGAAAATTAG
- a CDS encoding Na(+)-translocating NADH-quinone reductase subunit A — translation MSKDIRIKKGLDIKLVGVAEKTTTNSSLSSVYAIKPEDFHGITPKLVAKEGAEVKAGDTLFYSKSDERILFPSPVSGKVTEVIRGARRRVMAVKIAADATQVHTDFGVKDAAKMSAEEVKNHLFTSGCWPFIKQRPYDVVANPNQAPKAIFISAYASAPLAADLEYTLAGKEAELQTAITAISKLTEGKVHVSVGANSMFANLSGVEIHKVSGPHPSGNVGTQIAMIDPINKGEVVWVVTPQDLVVIGELLLTGKLNLQRTIALTGSQFEKPQYITAIAGASISDVTASNLDNDNTRIISGNVLSGKQVDIDGFLGYYDNQITAIPEGDDYEFFGWNKPVFDKISASRALTFSWLTPNKKYDLDTNTNGEHRAFVVTGSYENVFPLDIYPMQLLKAFMIKDLDEMEALGGYEVAPEDFALTEFICVSKQPHQKIIREGLDLMRQELG, via the coding sequence ATGTCAAAAGACATTCGTATTAAAAAAGGCTTAGATATTAAGCTTGTTGGTGTTGCAGAAAAAACCACTACAAATAGTTCTTTAAGTAGTGTTTATGCAATAAAACCAGAAGACTTTCATGGAATTACACCAAAACTTGTAGCCAAAGAAGGAGCTGAAGTAAAAGCAGGAGACACACTTTTTTATTCTAAAAGTGACGAACGTATTTTATTTCCAAGTCCTGTTTCTGGTAAAGTTACTGAGGTAATTCGTGGAGCAAGAAGAAGAGTAATGGCTGTTAAAATAGCAGCAGATGCAACTCAAGTTCACACAGATTTTGGTGTTAAAGATGCCGCAAAAATGTCTGCAGAAGAAGTAAAGAATCATTTATTTACTTCAGGTTGTTGGCCATTTATAAAACAACGTCCTTATGATGTTGTTGCGAATCCTAATCAAGCTCCAAAAGCAATCTTTATTTCTGCCTATGCAAGTGCTCCTTTAGCTGCAGATTTAGAATATACATTAGCAGGTAAAGAAGCAGAGTTACAAACTGCAATTACTGCAATTTCTAAATTAACAGAAGGTAAAGTACATGTTTCTGTAGGCGCTAATTCTATGTTTGCAAACTTATCTGGTGTAGAAATTCACAAGGTATCTGGTCCTCATCCATCAGGAAATGTAGGTACTCAGATTGCAATGATAGATCCTATTAATAAAGGTGAAGTTGTTTGGGTGGTAACTCCACAAGATTTAGTTGTTATTGGTGAATTACTATTAACAGGTAAGCTGAATTTACAAAGAACAATAGCATTAACGGGTTCTCAATTTGAGAAGCCTCAATATATTACAGCAATTGCTGGAGCATCTATTTCAGATGTTACTGCAAGTAATTTAGATAATGATAATACTAGAATTATTAGTGGAAACGTGCTTTCTGGAAAGCAAGTAGATATTGATGGTTTTTTAGGTTATTATGATAATCAAATTACTGCAATACCAGAAGGTGATGATTATGAATTTTTTGGATGGAACAAACCTGTTTTTGATAAAATTTCTGCTTCTAGAGCATTAACTTTTTCGTGGTTAACTCCTAATAAAAAGTACGATTTAGATACCAATACAAATGGAGAACATAGAGCATTTGTAGTTACAGGTTCTTATGAAAATGTGTTTCCTTTAGATATTTATCCAATGCAATTATTAAAAGCATTTATGATAAAAGATTTAGATGAAATGGAAGCTTTAGGCGGTTATGAAGTAGCACCTGAAGACTTTGCTTTAACAGAATTTATTTGCGTGTCTAAACAGCCACATCAAAAAATAATTCGTGAAGGTTTAGATTTAATGAGACAAGAATTAGGATAA